DNA sequence from the Labrys wisconsinensis genome:
GCGGCCGCCAGTCTTTTCAGCATCGGCATGCTCCCTTGCGCGCGGGGCCGCGGCCGGGATCGCATGCGCCGATGCGGCTGACACGGCACGGTCGCTGCAAGGCTCATCCCTCCGCCGGCACGACCCGGATCAGGTTCGACGGGTTGGCACGACGCCTCTCAGCCCGGATCGGGCACCCCGTGAGACGGGCCTTTGTTACAACGGCGCGACGGGCTTGGGAAGGCCGCGCCGCGGCCGGCTGCCCGCGCTTGGCAAAGCAGCGGGCGCGTGCCAGAACAAATGTCATCGAACCGTCACACCGCCATCCGCGGGGGCGGCGCACGAACCGGCATTCCATATGACTTTGAAGACGATTGCGAAAACCCTGGGGGATCTCGCCTCCTCCGGCCTCGACGGCGCGGACCTCCTGGCGCAGATCCAGGTCCGCCATCCCGGCGTGACGCCGCACGAGATCGCCCGCGCCGCGCTCGGAGCCGTGACCGACCCTTTTGCCGATCCGGCCCTGCCCGGCCGTTCGCTCTACGATCTGGCGATCGGCCTCCTGCGCAGCACGACGCATGTCCCGGAGGATGAGGCCGCCATGGGTGCGCCGGACCTGCCGCCAGCCGACGAGACGCCGGCACCCGACCCCGCCGAGCCGGCGCCGGAGCCGCCGCCCCTGCCCATTGCCGGCATCGAGGTGGAGCTGAAGCTCGTGGCGCCGGCGGGCATCCTCGCCGCCATCGTCCGCGCGCCCATGCTCGACTCCCTCGCGCGCAACCGCGGCACGGTGCGCCATCTCCAGACCACCTATTACGACACGCCCGACCTGGCGCTGCGCCGGGCCGGCATCGCGCTGCGCATCCGGCGCTGCGGCCGGCAGATCGTGCAGACCCTGAAGCTCGGCCCGGGCGGTCCCGGCCGGTCCCGCCGCGAATGGGAGATGGCGCTGGCCGAGGAAGCGCTCGACATCGAGGCGCTGCTGCCGGTCGTGCCGGCGGAGGTCGCCGCCGTCCTGCGGCGGCAGGCGCCGGCGCCGGTGTGCTCCACGCGGATCAGCCGCCAGCGCCGCCTGCTCGACCTGCCCGGCGGCGTGGTCGAGCTCGCCTTCGACCAGGGGCTGGCGCAGGCGGGCGAGCGGACCGCGCCGATTGAGGAGATCGAGCTGGAGCTGAAGGCGGGCGGCGCCGGCCTGCTCTACGGGCTGGCGCAGCGGCTGAGCGAGCTCGGCCCGGTGCGGCTCTCGACGGTGACCAAGGCCGAGCGCGGCCACGCCCTGCTCGGCGACGGGCCGCTCCCGGCAGTGCGGACGACGGGGAGCGTGGCCGGCGCGGCGCTGTCGACGGACGAGGCCGTCGCCGCGATCCTGCGCGAAGATCTCAACCATCTCCTCGCCAACCAGCCGGTCGCCGAGGAGGGACGCAACCCCGACGGCGTGCACCAGATGCGGGTGGCGCTGCGGCGCCTGCGCTCGGCGCTGGCGCTGCTGCGGCCGCTGGCGCCCTCGCCGGCGCTCGACGGCCTCCGGGCCGAGGCCAAATGGCTGGCGGGAAGCCTCGGCGATGCGCGCAACTGGGACGTGTTCCTGGCGGACACCCTGCCCCGCATCGCCGCGGCCTGCCCGCTCGCCGAGGGCTTCGAGGCCTTGCGGCTGCACGCCGAGGCCCATCGCGAAGCCGGCTATGCCAAGGTCCGGTCGGCCCTCGCCGACGGGCGGGCCGGCCGCTTCGCCATCGCCCTCGGCGCCTGGATCGAGCAGCGCGGCTGGCGCAGCGCCGTCAGCAGCGAGGACCTCGCCGTGCTGGCCGCGCCGCTGCCGGCCTTCGCCGAGCCGGCGCTCGTCCGGCATCACCGCAAGGCCCTGCGCCGCGGGCACGGCATGAAGCGCCTGTCGGTGCCGGCACGGCACGAGCTGCGCCTGGCGGTGAAGAAGCTGCGCTACCAGTTCGAGTTCTTCGCGCCGCTCTTCGCCGGCCGCAAGCAGGCCAGGACCTATGCCCGCCGCCTCGGCCGGCTGCAGGACGGGCTCGGCCGCTACAACGACCTCGCCGCCACGCACCAGCTCGTCGTGGCTCTGGACGGCGACCCGCTGCCCGCAGCCGGCCGGCTGGCGCTGGGCGCGATCATCGGCTGGCAGGCCCGCGACCTGCCCGAGGTCGAGCGCGTCCTGCGCCGGCGTTGGCGGGCCTTCCGCAACGTCGGGCCGCCCTGGCAGGACGCCTGAGCCCGCGAAGGCGTCTCAGGCCTGCGCGGCGGCGGCCGACGCGTCCCGGCCGTCGAGCCGCTCGGCCACGAAGGCCTTGAGCCGGGCATCGGCGAAATGCGGGACGGCGAGCGCCGCCCCCTCCTCCAGCAGGCGCTCGGCGGACAGCCCGGTGGTGAGGCCGACCACGGCGAGGCCCGCGGCGCGGGCCGAGCGCAGGCCCGACAGGGAATCCTCGAAGGCGAGGCTCCGCCCGGCCACGGCCCCGAGCCGCTCGAGCCCGGTGAGATAGGGCAGCGGGTGCGGCTTGGGGTGGGCGAGCTCGTCGCCGATCACCACCACCTCGAAGCGATCGGCGAGGCCGATGCCGGCGAGCTCCTGCTCGGCATTGGCGCGCGGCGCGTTGGTGACGACGCCGTAGCGCGCGCCCCGGGCATCGAGCCAGTCGAGGAAGGCGACGAGGCCCGTCGCCGGCTCGAGCTCGGTCGCCAGCGCCCGGAACAGCACCTCCTTCTCGCCGGCCAGCGCCAGCGTCCGCTCCCGCGGCAGGTCCGGCACCAGGCGACCCAGGATCATGTCGTTGGGAAAGCCCATGATCTCGCTGCGGTAGCGCGCGACGCCGATCTCGACCCCGAACGGCGCGAGCGTGCGGCTCCAGGCCTCGTGATGCAGGTGGTCTGCGTCGACGAGCGTGCCGTCGAGGTCGAAGAGCAGGGCGCCGGACATGGGAACTCTCCTTGATTACGCGGTGGCCTGCCGGCCGGGGCGGCGCTCGCCCTCGTCGCGGAACTGCATGGCGTGCAAATGGAAATAGCGGCCGCGGCGGGCCAGCAGCTCCTCGTGCCGGCCCTCCTCGACGACGCGGCCGCCCTCGACGACGCAGATCCGGTCGGCACGCTGCACGGTCTGCAGGCGATGGGCGATGACGATGGTGGTGCGGCCGGTGCTGAGCTCGTCGAGCGCGGTCTGGACCGCCACCTCGGATTCGGAATCGAGCGCCGCCGTGGCCTCGTCGAGCAGCACGATCGGGGCATGACGCAGGACGGCGCGGGCGATGGTGATCCGGGCGCGCTGGCCGCCGGAGAGCTGCAGGCCGCGCTCGCCGACCGGCGTGTCGTAGCCGAGCTCGAAGCCGAGGATGAAGTCGTGGGCATGGGCCGCCTTGGCCGCGGCCACCACGTCCTCCTCGCTGGCGCCGAGATGGCCGAAGGCGATGTTCTCGCGGATGGTGCCGGCGAACAGGAACACGTCCTGCCCGACATAGGCGATCGCGCCGCGGAGCGAGGGCAGCGACACGGCGGAGACGTCCTGCCCGTCGATGGCGACGCGTCCGCCGTCCGGATCGTAGAAGCGCGGGATCATGTTCATGATCGTCGACTTGCCGCCGCCGGACTGGCCGACCAGAGCGGTGGTCCGGCCGGCCTCGGCGACGAAGGAGACGCCGCGCAGCACCGGCTCGTCGGCGCGATAGCCGAACGTCACGTCCTCGAAGGCGATGCGCCCGGCGCTCACCGCCAGCGGCGGCTTGGCCGCCTCGGCCGGGCCTTCGGCCGTCGGGCTGTCGAGGAAGTCGAAATACATGCGCACCCCCGCGAGGGCGGCGTTGAGGTCGACGTTGAACTTGGCGAGGCGCTTGGCCGGCTCGTAGGCGAGCAGCAGGGCCGTGAGGAAGGAGAAGAAGGCGCCGGGCGTCTGACCGCCCGCGATCACCCGCCAGCCGCTGTAGATGATCACCACGGCGACCGCCATGCCGCCGAGCGTCTCCATCAGCGGGCTGGAGCGGCTGGCGAGCTCGGCGATCTTGTTGGCGGCGCGCTGGAAATGAGCGATGGCTGAGCCCATGCGCTGGAGCATGACCTCTTCGAGGCCGAAGGACTTGACCACGCGCACGCCCTGCGCCGTCTCCTGCAGCGCCGCCACGATCTGGGCCGAGCCCTCGTACTGGCGCTGGGCCACGCCACGCACCCGGCGGGTGAGGTAGCGCGCTCCGAGCACGGCCGGCGGCATGATCACCAGCGCGGCGAGGGAGAGGAGCGGGTCCTGCACCACCATCACGGTGGTGAGCGCGATCAGCGACATCAGGTCGCGGCCGATCGAGGTGACGACCAGGTTGAGGCTGTTGCGCGCCGAGACGGCGATGAAGCTGTTCTGGGCGATCAGCTGCGTGGAATGGGTTCCGGTGAAGAAGCCGAGGTCCTGGCGCAGGAGATGCTCGAACATGCGGGTCTGCACGCCGGCGATGATGCGGTTGCCGATCCGGGCCATGGTGGTGTCCTGGCCGTAGCTGCCGAGGCCCTTGGCCAGGTAGATCGCCACCACCGCGACTCCGAGCCAGATGATGGCGCTCTGGTTGCGGTCGACGAAGAGCTGGTTGATGACGTCGCGCATGAGATAGGCGGAGAGGCCGGTGGCGGCCGCCGTCACGCCCATGCAGACGAAGGCGAAGGCATAGGAGGGCACGTGCCGGCGCCCTTCCTCCCGGATCATGCGGCTCAGCAGCGCCAGGGCGCTCGGCCCGGTGTCGGTAAGGGAGGATATGGCTCGCATCTCCGATCGAACCGCCGGCTTCTAGCACCGCCGCCGCCGTATGGACAATCCGCCGGGCCTCCTGGCGAGCGTCCTCAGGCGCCAGGCCAGCGGGCCAGCAGCCGCTCGGCCGAGGCGAGGCCCTCGGGGTCGTTGACGTTGACGAAGGGGTCGAAGGGCTCGGCCGGCCATTCCGCCTCGGCAAAGCCCAGGCGCTCGATCATGGTGGCGACGCGGCGCACGCCCTCCTCGACCAGCGCCCGGCGCAGCGCCTGCCGGCAGGCGACCGGCCAGAGCGCCGCCGTCGGGTGCGCCCGCCCGCCGGAAACCGCCACCGCGCCGGAGCCGCGGCGCGCCCGGTGCAGGCCGGCGACCAGGTCCTGCGGCAGGAACGGCGCATCGCAGGGCGCCACCGCCACCCAGTCGATGCCGGGACCGGCCGCCGCCGCGTCGAGGCCGGCGAGCACGCCGGCGAGCGGGCCGGGATGGCCGGGCACGCCGTCCGCCACCACGGGCACGCCGAAGGCGGCGAAGCGCGCCGGATCGCCGTTGGCGTTGAGCACGAGCAGGGAGACCTGCGGCGCCAGGCGCGCCACCGCCCGCGCCAGCATGGCGCGGCCGCCGAGGTCGACGAGGCCCTTGTCGCCGCCGCCCATGCGGCGCGCCAGGCCGCCGGCAAGGATGATGCCGAGGGTGTGAGGGAGCGCGTCCATGCCCGACTGTGCCACCGCCGCCGCCGCGGCGCAAAGCGCGAACGCAGCGCTCGCTTGAACGGCGGGGCCAGCCCCGGTAGGACT
Encoded proteins:
- a CDS encoding CYTH and CHAD domain-containing protein yields the protein MTLKTIAKTLGDLASSGLDGADLLAQIQVRHPGVTPHEIARAALGAVTDPFADPALPGRSLYDLAIGLLRSTTHVPEDEAAMGAPDLPPADETPAPDPAEPAPEPPPLPIAGIEVELKLVAPAGILAAIVRAPMLDSLARNRGTVRHLQTTYYDTPDLALRRAGIALRIRRCGRQIVQTLKLGPGGPGRSRREWEMALAEEALDIEALLPVVPAEVAAVLRRQAPAPVCSTRISRQRRLLDLPGGVVELAFDQGLAQAGERTAPIEEIELELKAGGAGLLYGLAQRLSELGPVRLSTVTKAERGHALLGDGPLPAVRTTGSVAGAALSTDEAVAAILREDLNHLLANQPVAEEGRNPDGVHQMRVALRRLRSALALLRPLAPSPALDGLRAEAKWLAGSLGDARNWDVFLADTLPRIAAACPLAEGFEALRLHAEAHREAGYAKVRSALADGRAGRFAIALGAWIEQRGWRSAVSSEDLAVLAAPLPAFAEPALVRHHRKALRRGHGMKRLSVPARHELRLAVKKLRYQFEFFAPLFAGRKQARTYARRLGRLQDGLGRYNDLAATHQLVVALDGDPLPAAGRLALGAIIGWQARDLPEVERVLRRRWRAFRNVGPPWQDA
- a CDS encoding ABC transporter ATP-binding protein — translated: MRAISSLTDTGPSALALLSRMIREEGRRHVPSYAFAFVCMGVTAAATGLSAYLMRDVINQLFVDRNQSAIIWLGVAVVAIYLAKGLGSYGQDTTMARIGNRIIAGVQTRMFEHLLRQDLGFFTGTHSTQLIAQNSFIAVSARNSLNLVVTSIGRDLMSLIALTTVMVVQDPLLSLAALVIMPPAVLGARYLTRRVRGVAQRQYEGSAQIVAALQETAQGVRVVKSFGLEEVMLQRMGSAIAHFQRAANKIAELASRSSPLMETLGGMAVAVVIIYSGWRVIAGGQTPGAFFSFLTALLLAYEPAKRLAKFNVDLNAALAGVRMYFDFLDSPTAEGPAEAAKPPLAVSAGRIAFEDVTFGYRADEPVLRGVSFVAEAGRTTALVGQSGGGKSTIMNMIPRFYDPDGGRVAIDGQDVSAVSLPSLRGAIAYVGQDVFLFAGTIRENIAFGHLGASEEDVVAAAKAAHAHDFILGFELGYDTPVGERGLQLSGGQRARITIARAVLRHAPIVLLDEATAALDSESEVAVQTALDELSTGRTTIVIAHRLQTVQRADRICVVEGGRVVEEGRHEELLARRGRYFHLHAMQFRDEGERRPGRQATA
- the mobA gene encoding molybdenum cofactor guanylyltransferase MobA, with protein sequence MDALPHTLGIILAGGLARRMGGGDKGLVDLGGRAMLARAVARLAPQVSLLVLNANGDPARFAAFGVPVVADGVPGHPGPLAGVLAGLDAAAAGPGIDWVAVAPCDAPFLPQDLVAGLHRARRGSGAVAVSGGRAHPTAALWPVACRQALRRALVEEGVRRVATMIERLGFAEAEWPAEPFDPFVNVNDPEGLASAERLLARWPGA
- a CDS encoding HAD family hydrolase; the protein is MSGALLFDLDGTLVDADHLHHEAWSRTLAPFGVEIGVARYRSEIMGFPNDMILGRLVPDLPRERTLALAGEKEVLFRALATELEPATGLVAFLDWLDARGARYGVVTNAPRANAEQELAGIGLADRFEVVVIGDELAHPKPHPLPYLTGLERLGAVAGRSLAFEDSLSGLRSARAAGLAVVGLTTGLSAERLLEEGAALAVPHFADARLKAFVAERLDGRDASAAAAQA